A region of the Streptococcus oralis Uo5 genome:
CCAAGATACGATCTTGTTTGAGGTTGCTTATACGACAATTGAGTTTGCATTCGGAAAGGCCGAATCTATCCAAGAGGTAGAAGAACGCTTTAACTTCTATATGGCTACGATTCAGACTAAGTTGGGTGAAGCTAATCATGCTATTGTTGGCTGTGGCATTCATCCCAACTGGGATAAAAATGAGAATTGTCCAGTGGCTTATCCCCGCTATCAGATGTTGATGGATTATTTGAATTTGAGTAGAAATGTTACTAAATCAGATTTACATCATTTTCCTGAGTATGGTGCCTTTATCTGTGGAAGTCAGGTTCAACTAGACGTCTCAAAGTCTAACTTTCTGCGTGTTATCAACACTTTTACTCAAATTGAAGCTGCAAAAGCTTATTTGTTTGCAAACTCTGAGTTTTCAGGGGCAGATTGGGATACCAAGATTTCCAGGGATATTTTTTGGGAAGAATCCATGCATGGTATCTATCCAGAGAATGTAGGTGTCAATGCTAGACTCTTTAAAGACGAGGATGATTTTTTTGGCTATCTAAATCATTCTGCGATTTTTACTGCGGAGCGTGATGGGCAGACCTATTATTTTTATCCGATTCAGGCTAGAGATTATTTGACTACACCTGAAATCCAGGCATTTACCCTTAATGGGGATGAGGGTCTGATTTACCCTCAGGAGAAGGATTTTGAAACCCATCGTAGTTACCAGTACCAAGACTTAACGACTCGAGGAACAGTTGAGTTTCGTAGTGTTTGTACGCAACCTCTAGATAGAACTTTTACTTCTGCTGCCTTTCACTTGGGATTGTTGGTTAATATAGACAAGCTTGAAGCTTACTTGCGAACTGCTCCATTTTTTACCATAGCTGGTCGTGATTATAAGTTTTTAAGACGACATTTTTCTAAAAAACAACTCACAGGTGAGGAAGAAGCTGCGATTCGAGAATTTTCTAAAGACTTACTCATCCTAGCTGAGGAAGGACTGGAGAAAAGGGATAAGCAAGAAATGATTTATTTAGAGCCTTTGAAGAAAGAATTGGGACTATAATTTCTCTTATAAAGGGAGAATTTTCTGAAAAATCATGATATAATGGAAGAGACTATAGATAAAGGATAGAGATTCATGACATTAGTTTATCAATCAACGCGCGATGCGAACAATACAGTAACGGCCAGCCAAGCTATTTTGCAAGGTTTGGCGACGGATGGTGGTCTGTTTACACCTCTTACTTATCCAAAGGTGGATTTGGACTTTGACACATTAAAAGATGCTTCTTACCAAGAAGTGGCTAAATTAGTTTTGTCAGCATTTTTAGATGACTTTACAGCTGAGGAGTTGGATTACTGTATCAACAATGCCTACGATAGCAAGTTTGATACTCCAGCGATTGCGCCATTGGTGAAACTGGATGGGCAATATAATTTGGAATTGTTCCATGGTTCAACGATTGCCTTTAAAGATATGGCCTTGTCTATCTTGCCTTACCTTATGACGACTGCTGCTAAAAAGCATGGTTTGGAGAACAAAATCGTCATTTTGACAGCGACATCTGGTGATACTGGGAAAGCGGCTATGGCAGGGTTTGCGAATGTGCCTGGGACTGAGATCATCGTCTTTTATCCAAAAGACGGTGTCAGCAAGGTACAAGAGTTGCAAATGACTACTCAGACTGGCGACAATACTCATGTTATCGCTATTGATGGAAACTTTGATGATGCGCAAACCAACGTCAAACATATGTTTAACGATGTAGCTCTTCGTGAAAAGTTGGCTGCCAATAAACTTCAATTTTCATCAGCTAACTCTATGAATATTGGTCGTTTGGTACCACAGATTGTTTATTATGTCTATGCCTACGCTCAGTTGATTAAGACTGGTGAGATTGTGGCTGGTGAAAAGGTCAATTTTACAGTACCAACAGGAAACTTTGGAAATATCTTGGCTGCCTTTTATGCTAAACAAATCGGTCTGCCAGTTGGCAAATTAATCTGTGCTTCAAATGACAATAATGTTTTAACTGACTTCTTTAAAACACGTGTTTACGACAAGAAACGTGAGTTCAAGGTAACGACTAGTCCATCTATGGATATCTTGGTATCTTCAAACTTGGAGCGTTTGATTTTCCATCTTTTGGGGAATGATGCGGTTAAGACAGCTGAACTCATGAATGCCTTGAGTACACAAGGACAATATGAATTGACAGACTTTGATACAGCGATTCTGGAACTCTTTGCAGCTGAATATGCGACTGAGGAAGAAACTGCGGCAGAAATTAAACGTGTTTATGATACAGATGCCTATATCGAGGATCCACATACGGCGGTTGCCTCAGCTGTTTATAGAAAATACCAAGTGGCTACTGGCGATGCGACTAAGACAGTGATTGCTTCAACAGCTAGTCCTTACAAGTTCCCAGTGGTTGCCGTAGAAGCGGTAACAGGAAAAGCAGGCTTGACTGACTTTGAAGCCTTGGCTCAATTACATGACATTTCAGGAGTGGCAGTGCCACCAGCGGTTGATGGCCTTGAAACAGCTCCAGTTCGTCATAAAACAACAGTGGCAGCTGCTGACATGCAAGCAGCGGTTGAGGCTTATCTAGGACTTTAAGACAGAGGGAGTAAACTCGGTTGGGAAACCAACTGAGTTTCTTTTCATCAGGAGGAGAGATTGTTTAAGAAAAATAAAGACATTCTTAATATTGCATTGCCAGCTATGGGTGAAAACTTTTTGCAGATGCTCATGGGAATGGTGGACAGTTACTTGGTCGCTCACTTGGGCTTAATCGCCATTTCAGGTGTTTCAGTGGCTGGCAATATTATCACGATTTACCAGGCGATTTTTATCGCTCTGGGAGCTGCTATTTCCAGCGTTATTTCAAAAAGTTTGGGGCAGAAAGATCAGTCCAAGTTGGCTTATCACGTGACAGAGGCTCTCAAGATAACCCTATTGCTGAGTGCACTTTTAGGCGCTTTATCCATCTTTGCTGGGCAAGAGATGATAGGACTTTTGGGAACTGAGCAGGAGGTGGCTGAGAGTGGTGGACTTTACCTATCTTTGGTGGGTGGATCGATTGTTCTCTTGGGCTTGATGACGAGTCTAGGTGCCTTAATTCGTGCAACGCATAATCCACGTCTGCCTCTCTATGTTAGTCTTTTATCCAATGCCTTGAATATTCTTTTTTCAAGTCTAGCTATTTTTGTCCTTGATATGGGCATAGCGGGTGTTGCTTGGGGGACTATCTTGTCTCGCTTAGTTGGTCTTGTGATTTTGTGGTCGCAATTAAAGCTGCCTTTTGAGAAACCGACTTTTGGACTCGATAAAGACTTACTGACCTTGGCATTGCCAGCAGCAGGAGAACGTCTCATGATGCGGGCTGGAGATGTAGTGATTATTGCCTTGGTTGTTTCTTTTGGGACGGAGGCAGTAGCGGGGAATGCTGTCGGAGAAGTCTTGACCCAGTTTAACTATATGCCTGCCTTTGGCGTCGCTACGGCGACGGTCATGCAGGTGGCTCGAGCAGTTGGAGAGAATAATTGGGAAAGAGTCGCTAGGTTGAGCAAACAAACCTTTTGGCTTTCTCTGATTCTCATGTTGCCCTTAACTTTCAGTATCTATGCCTTAGGGACACCACTGACTCATCTCTATACGACGGACCCTATAGCAGTCGAGGCGAGTGTTTTGGTGGCACTGTTCTCTCTACTAGGTACTCCTATGACGATAGGAACAGTCATCTATACTGCAGTTTGGCAGGGTTTGGGGAATGCTCGCCTTCCCTTTTATGCAACAAGCATAGGAATGTGGTGTATCCGCATTGGAACAGGATATCTGATGGGGATTGTTCTTGGTTGGGGCTTGCCTGGTATTTGGGCTGGAACCCTTTTGGATAATGGTTTTCGCTGGTTATTTCTACGTTACCGTTACCAACGTTATATGATGTTGAAAGGATAGGAGATGCAAAAAATAGCCTTTATTTGGGATCTAGACGGGACTTTATTGGACTCTTACGAAGCGATTTTATCAGGGATTGAGGAAACATTTGCTCAGTTTTCTGTTCCTTATGATAAGGAGAAAGTGAGAGAGTTTATCCTCAGGTACTCTGTACAGGATTTGCTGGAGCAGGTGGCAGAAGAGAGAAACCTGGATGCGAAAGTGCTCAATCAGGTACGTGCCCAGAGCTTGTCTGAGAAAAATGCCCAGGTAGTTTTGATGCCAGGTGCACGTGAAGTGCTAGCTTGGGCAGACCAAGCAGGGATTCAGCAGTTTGTCTATACTCATAAGGGGGACAATGCTCTTACCATTTTAAGAGACTTGGGGTTGGAATGCTATTTCACAGAAATTTTAACCAGTCAGAGTGGCTTTGCGCGCAAGCCTAATCCAGAAGCGGCTAACTATCTGCTAGACAAGTATCAGTTGGATCCTGATAACACCTACTATATAGGGGACCGGACTTTGGATGCGGAATTTGCCCAGAATAGCGGTATTCAAAGCATCAACTTTTTAGAATCTTCTTTTGAAGGCAATCACATGATTCAAGAGTTAGCAGATATTCCTCATATTTTTGAGAGTAAGTAACGAGAAGATTGTGTCAATTTTGTGACAGAAACCTAACAAACTATTTCAAGTAATCGAGTTTGTTACAAGGAATAGACAGTTCTGTTAAATAGGCCCGAGAGGGCTTTTTTTCTGCTTTTTTTGTGTTATGATAGACAGGTACTCATTTGAAAGGAATATGAACGAATGAAGAAAAGAATTATTTTAGCCTCAACAGTAGCCTTGTCTTTTGCGCCAGCATTGGCAACTCAAGCGGAAGAAATCTCTTGGACAGCACGTACTGTTGAGCAAATCCAAAATGACGTGACGAAAAACGAGAACAAAAACAGCTATACAGTTCAGTATGGTGATACCCTGAGCACGATTGCAGAAGCTTTGGGAGTAGATGTGACGGTTCTTGCCAATTTGAACAAAATCACTAATATGGACTTGATTTTCCCAGATACTGTCCTCACTACAACTGTCAATGAGGAAGAAGAAGTAACGGAAGTTGAAATCCAAACTCCTCAAACAGATGCTAGTGAAGAAGTGACGACTGCGACCGCTGATTTGACGACCAACCAAGTGACAGTTGATGAACAAACAGTTCAAGTAGAAGACCTTTCTCAACCAATTGAGGATACTCCAACTGCAACAGAGACGGAAAAACCAGCAGAAGTAGCGCCAAGTTCAGAAGTTTCTGATACAGCGACAGTTGCTGAAGAGATACCATCTACAGAAACACCTGTAGTAGAAGAAACAGCTGATACGACTCCAACGGAAGCACCAGTAGCAGAAACAACTCGCCCAGTTGAAGAAGAAGCTCCTCAAGCAGCGACTCCAGCTACCGAAGAAACGGCAGCAACAACTCCAGCAGAAGCCCCAGTAGCAGCTGCTCCAGCAACTGAAACGCCTGCTGATACAAGAGGAACAAGTGCAACAGAAGAAACAGCAACATCAACAGCAACTTCTGACACTGCAACTTCGACTTATCAAGCAGAGCAAAGCCAAACTCCTTCAAGAACTTATTCGGCTCCAGCAGCTCCTGATTATGCAGGACTTGCTGTAGCTAAGTCTGAGAATGCTGGTCTTCAACCGCAAACGGCAGCCTTTAAAGAAGAAGTAGCCAACTTGTTTGGCATCACATCCTTTAGTGGCTACCGTCCTGGTGACAGTGGGGACCATGGTAAAGGTTTGGCCATCGACTTCATGGTTCCAGTGAGTTCAGCACTCGGGGATCAAGTTGCAGAATATGCAGTCAAAAATATGGCTAGTCGTGGTATCAACTATATCATTTGGAAACAACGTTTCTACGCTCCATACGATAGCAAATATGGACCAGCCTATACGTGGAATCCAATGCCGGATCGTGGTAGTGTGACCGAAAACCACTATGACCACGTTCACGTATCAATGAACTAATCATTAAAATGGAAGTTGGGAACTGATTGAGTTCCCGCTTCTTTTTTTGTGTCATTCCTTCAGGATAAAAGGGATAAATATGAGGAAGTGAGTAATGTTTCAAGAGAATGTAAACAGATTACTTGATTTATCTTTTGCCTTATACTATATTTGATAAGTCAATCATTGACAAATCAATTTTAAAGGAGAAAGATTTATGGTAGCAATACAAGATTTACTGTATCAACTACGGTTGGCAGATCAGTCTATGACACAATTATTCGAACGCCAATTAGGAATTAGTCTCACTCGTTATCAAATCTTATATTTCTTAATCGATCAGTCTCCGTGTAATCAAATAGCGGTTCAGGAGCGTCTGAAGATTGATCAGGCTGCCTTGACACGGCACTTTAAGATTCTGGAAAAGAAAGGTTTGGTTAAGCGACGTCGGAATCCTCAAAACCAGAGGGAAGTTTTGGTGGAAGTCACAGACTTTGCGAGAGAACAACTAATAACCGACTCTCCCCAACGCCATATAAAGGTAAAGAGTCAGATGGAGAGTGTACTTACAAAAGGAGAGCGAGAAGAGTTCAGTCGCTTGTTAGAAAAGTTGATATCTGGCTTAGAAGAGATAGAAATTTAAGGAGAAGAATATGTCTATTTTTACAATTATTTTAGCAACTATCGTTGCTTTGGAGCATTTTTACATTTTTTATCTGGAAAGTGTGGCTACGCAATCAGATACTACTAGTCGCGTGTTTAATGTAGATCAGGAAGAACTGGCTCGTTCTTCAGTGAGTTCATTATTTAAAAATCAAGGAATTTATAATGCTTTGATAGGGGCCTTTCTTTTGTACGGAATTTATTTTTCGCAAAGCTTGGAAATTGTGACCATCTTTGTTTTATTTGTGCTTGGTGTAGCGACCTACGGTTCTCTGACAGTAGACAAGAAGATTATTCTGAAGCAAGGTGGGCCTGCTATTTTGACTCTGCTGAGTATGTTACTTTTGAAATAAGAAAACCAGCGTCTTTCAGGACGCTGGTTTTTGTATGCTCTTATCCATTTCGACGTTTACGAGCTAGTAGGGCTCTGTAAAAGAAGATGTAATTGTTCTGGATATAGGGAAGGATTGAAAAACTAGCAATTCCAAAGGTGATCCAGTTGAGGAAGTACCAAGGGAGTAGTTGTAGGTCGAGGACAAAGCGTTGAAATTTGTAACCTTTCATCAAAAAGCGACTGGTTTTCAGAATTTGACTGGGTTTAGCCTGCCCTAAATCCAGAGTGTCGCAGAGGAGGAATTCTACCTGCGAGTAGGCATAATGTTGCGGAACATAGAGGATGTTCCCTACAATCATCAAGATGAGACTCGCGAAAAAGTAGAGGCCAAAGGTCATAAGGAACTGCTCCGTTTCAAGGGATGAGAGGTCTAATTTTGGAAATTCAGGATGTAGGGCGACAAATCTCCGAGCCAAGAGATTGCTATAAAAGAGAAAATAAACGCCTACTAAGTTTGGAATGCTCCATAAAAAGAGGTAGAAACGTTTGAGCAGCAGAGTTAGGAAGGTTTGCGAGAAGCGCTCTTCAGCAAAGAGGGCTAGACTTGATTTTACTGAGAGGTCCGTATCAGGATCCTTGAGGAGTCGGAGTGTCGCAAAGGCAGCACCTGCTAGGAAAATCGTGCTCACAAAAGAAACTACTAACGGGAAGAGATAGGCTTGGAGTACTTGTGCCAACATGCTGAAAAAGGATTGCTCTAAAACACTTTCTTGGAGACGAGCCAAGGGGTTGAGAAAACCTGATAAGATGACCAGCATGCTAGGTAAGAGATAGACGAGAAAGAGGCGGGGATTTTCAGCCTGAAATTGCCTCGTCTGCAGACGAATGGTTTTTAAATCAATTTTTGGGTATTTCATTCTCTCATTATACCATAGTTCGTGACAGTTCCTAGTTTTTTTGATAAAATCATACAGTATGCCTTTGGGCACAAAGTATGAACTGGGACTGTTTTTCCCAGCTTCGGAGGTAAAAAATGTCAGATTCACCAATCAAATACCGTTTGATTAAGAAAGAAAAACACACGGGAGCTCGTCTGGGAGAAATTATCACCCCGCACGGTACCTTTCCAACGCCTATGTTTATGCCAGTTGGGACCCAAGCTACTGTCAAGACCCAGTCACCAGAGGAGTTGAAGGAGATGGGATCAGGGATTATCCTCTCTAATACCTATCATCTGTGGCTTCGTCCTGGAGATGAACTCATCGCACGCGCAGGTGGTCTCCACAAATTTATGAACTGGGACCAACCAATCTTGACGGATAGTGGTGGTTTCCAGGTTTATTCCCTAGCAGATAGCCGTAATATCACCGAAGAAGGAGTAACCTTTAAAAACCATCTCAATGGCTCCAAGATGTTCCTATCACCAGAGAAAGCCATCTCTATTCAGAACAATCTAGGCTCAGACATCATGATGTCCTTTGACGAATGTCCTCAGTTTTACCAACCTTACGACTACGTTAAGAAATCCATCGAGCGTACTAGCCGTTGGGCTGAGCGTGGTTTGAAGGCTCATCGTCGTCCGCATGACCAAGGTTTGTTTGGAATTGTACAGGGAGCAGGCTTTGAAGATCTTCGCCGTCAGTCAGCTCATGACCTTGTCAGCATGGACTTCCCTGGCTACTCTATCGGTGGTTTGGCAGTGGGAGAAACGCACGAAGAAATGAATGCCGTCTTGGACTTTACAACCCAACTTCTTCCTGAAAACAAACCTCGCTATTTGATGGGTGTCGGAGCGCCAGACAGCTTGATTGATGGGGTTATTCGTGGTGTGGATATGTTTGACTGTGTCTTGCCGACTCGTATCGCTCGTAACGGAACTTGTATGACCAGCCAAGGTCGTTTGGTTGTCAAGAATGCCCAATTCGCTGAAGACTTTACGCCACTGGATCCTGAGTGTGATTGCTACACATGTAAGAACTATACACGCGCTTATCTTCGCCACCTGCTCAAGGCTGACGAAACCTTTGGTATCCGCTTGACTAGCTACCACAATCTCTACTTCTTACTCAATCTGATGAAGCAAGTGCGTCAAGCCATCATGGATGATAATCTCTTGGAATTTCGTGAGTATTTTGTAGAAAAATATGGCTACAACAAGTCAGGACGCAATTTTTAAAGTGTAAAAATAGAATGCCAAAATCCTAAGTTTTCTCTTAGGATTTTTCCTATTTTTTTGATAGAATAGGGAGTATAATGGAATGGAAATTAGGTGGTGTTTTGCTTCCTAATTTAATGGAGAATAGACTCGTATGCGTATTAAATGGTTTTCCTTAATTAGGATTACAGGTTTACTTTTGGTGCTTTTGTACCACTTCTTTCAAACGATCTTTCCTGGAGGATTCTTTGGGGTAGATGTCTTTTTCACTTTTTCAGGATTTTTGATCACCTCCCTCCTTTTAGAGGAATTTTGGAAGGCACGCCAGATTGATTTACTTGGATTTTTTAAGAGACGGTTTTATCGTATCGTACCACCTGTGGTGCTGATGGTTTTGGTGACCATGCCTTTTACTTTCTTGGTTCGTCAAGACTATGTTGCTGGAATTGGTGGCCAGATTGCTGGAGTTCTCGGTTTTATGACCAACTTCTACGAAATGTTAACAGGGGGAAGTTATGAATCCCAGTTCATTCCGCATCTCTTTGTTCACAACTGGAGTCTAGCTGTTGAGGTTCACTACTATATCCTTTGGGGCTTAGCGGTTTGGTTCTTATCGAAACGTTCAAAATCTAGTAGTCAATTGAGAGGGATAGTCTTTCTCCTTTCTGCGGGAGCTTTTATCATTAGCTTTTTCTCCATGTTTATTGGTAGTCTAATGGCGAGTTCCTATTCATCTGTCTACTTTTCAAGTTTAACCCATGTCTATCCCTTCTTTTTAGGAAGCATTTTGGCGACAGTTGTGGGGGTTCGTCAGACGAGCGATTTAGTCAAGCAGTTTGACCGGATGTGGGATCTTCGTCAGAATCTACTGGTATTTGCTGCTGGGCTTTTGGTGTTAGTGCTCTTGACTTTCTTTGTCAAGTTCACCTACCTGTTTGCGTACTTATTTGGCTTCTTGCTAGCAAGTTTAGCGGCAGTGACTATGATTTTTGCTGCGCGTGTCTTGCATGAGAAAACGCCTGAGATACAAGAACCTCGGATCATTACATTTTTAGCGGATACCAGTTATGCGGTTTATCTCTTCCACTGGCCTTTTTATATTATCTTTTCTCAGTTGATGAGTAATCTGCCTGCTGTTATTCTGACAATCATCTTTTCTTATTTCTTTGCTATCCTATCCTTCTATATTATTGAGCCGTTGATTGCTGGTAAATCCAATCCTTTAATACGGAAGATTAGTCGATTGCCTCATATTAAACCAATTAGTGCTGGTGCTGCTGGCATTCTTACCTTGCTTACCTTGATTATCATAGCTGTGGCTCCTCAAGTTGGAGCTTTTGAGACAGACTTGATGGTCAATGGTTTCAAACAAGCCCAGACCAATATAGGACAAACAAAGACTCTTGCTGAACAAGCTGAACTGAGTCGCCTAGGAATTTCTGAGGGAACAAGCCTAATAGGAGATTCGGTAGCCTTGCGTGCCAATACGGCCTTACAAGAGGCACTTCCTGAAGCAAATATCAATGCCCAGGTTAGTCGAACGACCAAGCAAGCCAATGACATTATGCTCAATAACAGTCAGAACAAGGCGCTGCTAAAAACAGTCGTCATTGCAACAGGGGTCAACAATCCTGAAGGCTACAAGAATGATTTGGACAGCATCGTGAACAATCTACCGAAAGGACACCATCTGATACTGGTGACACCTTATGAGGGAGATAAGAGCAAGGACACTTACACATCAGTGGAGCAGTATGCGGCTTATGCACGGGAATTGGCTGAAAAGAATCCTTACGTGAGCATCGCTGACTGGAATAAGGTTGCTAAGGAACACCCTGAAATTTGGGCTGGAACCGACCAAGTCCACTTTGGAAATGATAGCAACATGATTGAAGAAGGTGCTAAACTTTACGCAGAAACGATTGCAGCTGCTGTCAAGGCTGCTCAAGAGCTACCTGTGAAATCAAAATAAGATCAAAGAGTTGGAGATATCCAGCTCTTTTAAAATATCTCTAGAAAATAGGTCTATACCATTTACAAATGAAAAAGAAAGGTTTATAATGTAATTGACATAATAAATTCTAGAATCAATCTATCAAGGAGGTTATCATTATGCCTAATTATATTAAAGCGGATCAGTTTTTCTACCCACACGGAGTTCGTCGTGGCGGTTACTTGGAACTTGTGGATGGCAAGTTTGGTAAGCATGTAGAACAGATTCCTGAAGGAGCTGAGGTGATTGACTATACAGGTTATAGCATTGCCCCAGGACTTGTGGATACCCACATTCATGGATTTGGTGGTGTCGATGTCATGGATAATAACATTGAAGGAACCCTTCATACCATGAGTGAAGGACTACTTAGCACAGGTGTTACCAGCTTCTTGCCAACGACGTTGACTTCCTCTTACGAGCAGTTGCTTGCGGTAACTGAAAATATCGGTGCTCGTTACCAGGAAGCAAGTGGAGCCAAGATTCGTGGAATCTATTTTGAAGGCCCATATTTCACAGAGAAATACAAGGGGGCTCAAAACCCTGCCTATATGAAAGACCCTCGTATGGATGAGTTTCGTGCTTGGCAA
Encoded here:
- a CDS encoding LysM peptidoglycan-binding domain-containing protein; translated protein: MKKRIILASTVALSFAPALATQAEEISWTARTVEQIQNDVTKNENKNSYTVQYGDTLSTIAEALGVDVTVLANLNKITNMDLIFPDTVLTTTVNEEEEVTEVEIQTPQTDASEEVTTATADLTTNQVTVDEQTVQVEDLSQPIEDTPTATETEKPAEVAPSSEVSDTATVAEEIPSTETPVVEETADTTPTEAPVAETTRPVEEEAPQAATPATEETAATTPAEAPVAAAPATETPADTRGTSATEETATSTATSDTATSTYQAEQSQTPSRTYSAPAAPDYAGLAVAKSENAGLQPQTAAFKEEVANLFGITSFSGYRPGDSGDHGKGLAIDFMVPVSSALGDQVAEYAVKNMASRGINYIIWKQRFYAPYDSKYGPAYTWNPMPDRGSVTENHYDHVHVSMN
- the thrC gene encoding threonine synthase; the encoded protein is MTLVYQSTRDANNTVTASQAILQGLATDGGLFTPLTYPKVDLDFDTLKDASYQEVAKLVLSAFLDDFTAEELDYCINNAYDSKFDTPAIAPLVKLDGQYNLELFHGSTIAFKDMALSILPYLMTTAAKKHGLENKIVILTATSGDTGKAAMAGFANVPGTEIIVFYPKDGVSKVQELQMTTQTGDNTHVIAIDGNFDDAQTNVKHMFNDVALREKLAANKLQFSSANSMNIGRLVPQIVYYVYAYAQLIKTGEIVAGEKVNFTVPTGNFGNILAAFYAKQIGLPVGKLICASNDNNVLTDFFKTRVYDKKREFKVTTSPSMDILVSSNLERLIFHLLGNDAVKTAELMNALSTQGQYELTDFDTAILELFAAEYATEEETAAEIKRVYDTDAYIEDPHTAVASAVYRKYQVATGDATKTVIASTASPYKFPVVAVEAVTGKAGLTDFEALAQLHDISGVAVPPAVDGLETAPVRHKTTVAAADMQAAVEAYLGL
- a CDS encoding DUF975 family protein → MKYPKIDLKTIRLQTRQFQAENPRLFLVYLLPSMLVILSGFLNPLARLQESVLEQSFFSMLAQVLQAYLFPLVVSFVSTIFLAGAAFATLRLLKDPDTDLSVKSSLALFAEERFSQTFLTLLLKRFYLFLWSIPNLVGVYFLFYSNLLARRFVALHPEFPKLDLSSLETEQFLMTFGLYFFASLILMIVGNILYVPQHYAYSQVEFLLCDTLDLGQAKPSQILKTSRFLMKGYKFQRFVLDLQLLPWYFLNWITFGIASFSILPYIQNNYIFFYRALLARKRRNG
- a CDS encoding acyltransferase family protein, giving the protein MRIKWFSLIRITGLLLVLLYHFFQTIFPGGFFGVDVFFTFSGFLITSLLLEEFWKARQIDLLGFFKRRFYRIVPPVVLMVLVTMPFTFLVRQDYVAGIGGQIAGVLGFMTNFYEMLTGGSYESQFIPHLFVHNWSLAVEVHYYILWGLAVWFLSKRSKSSSQLRGIVFLLSAGAFIISFFSMFIGSLMASSYSSVYFSSLTHVYPFFLGSILATVVGVRQTSDLVKQFDRMWDLRQNLLVFAAGLLVLVLLTFFVKFTYLFAYLFGFLLASLAAVTMIFAARVLHEKTPEIQEPRIITFLADTSYAVYLFHWPFYIIFSQLMSNLPAVILTIIFSYFFAILSFYIIEPLIAGKSNPLIRKISRLPHIKPISAGAAGILTLLTLIIIAVAPQVGAFETDLMVNGFKQAQTNIGQTKTLAEQAELSRLGISEGTSLIGDSVALRANTALQEALPEANINAQVSRTTKQANDIMLNNSQNKALLKTVVIATGVNNPEGYKNDLDSIVNNLPKGHHLILVTPYEGDKSKDTYTSVEQYAAYARELAEKNPYVSIADWNKVAKEHPEIWAGTDQVHFGNDSNMIEEGAKLYAETIAAAVKAAQELPVKSK
- the tgt gene encoding tRNA guanosine(34) transglycosylase Tgt translates to MSDSPIKYRLIKKEKHTGARLGEIITPHGTFPTPMFMPVGTQATVKTQSPEELKEMGSGIILSNTYHLWLRPGDELIARAGGLHKFMNWDQPILTDSGGFQVYSLADSRNITEEGVTFKNHLNGSKMFLSPEKAISIQNNLGSDIMMSFDECPQFYQPYDYVKKSIERTSRWAERGLKAHRRPHDQGLFGIVQGAGFEDLRRQSAHDLVSMDFPGYSIGGLAVGETHEEMNAVLDFTTQLLPENKPRYLMGVGAPDSLIDGVIRGVDMFDCVLPTRIARNGTCMTSQGRLVVKNAQFAEDFTPLDPECDCYTCKNYTRAYLRHLLKADETFGIRLTSYHNLYFLLNLMKQVRQAIMDDNLLEFREYFVEKYGYNKSGRNF
- a CDS encoding HAD family hydrolase, with translation MQKIAFIWDLDGTLLDSYEAILSGIEETFAQFSVPYDKEKVREFILRYSVQDLLEQVAEERNLDAKVLNQVRAQSLSEKNAQVVLMPGAREVLAWADQAGIQQFVYTHKGDNALTILRDLGLECYFTEILTSQSGFARKPNPEAANYLLDKYQLDPDNTYYIGDRTLDAEFAQNSGIQSINFLESSFEGNHMIQELADIPHIFESK
- a CDS encoding DUF1304 domain-containing protein; the encoded protein is MSIFTIILATIVALEHFYIFYLESVATQSDTTSRVFNVDQEELARSSVSSLFKNQGIYNALIGAFLLYGIYFSQSLEIVTIFVLFVLGVATYGSLTVDKKIILKQGGPAILTLLSMLLLK
- a CDS encoding MATE family efflux transporter produces the protein MFKKNKDILNIALPAMGENFLQMLMGMVDSYLVAHLGLIAISGVSVAGNIITIYQAIFIALGAAISSVISKSLGQKDQSKLAYHVTEALKITLLLSALLGALSIFAGQEMIGLLGTEQEVAESGGLYLSLVGGSIVLLGLMTSLGALIRATHNPRLPLYVSLLSNALNILFSSLAIFVLDMGIAGVAWGTILSRLVGLVILWSQLKLPFEKPTFGLDKDLLTLALPAAGERLMMRAGDVVIIALVVSFGTEAVAGNAVGEVLTQFNYMPAFGVATATVMQVARAVGENNWERVARLSKQTFWLSLILMLPLTFSIYALGTPLTHLYTTDPIAVEASVLVALFSLLGTPMTIGTVIYTAVWQGLGNARLPFYATSIGMWCIRIGTGYLMGIVLGWGLPGIWAGTLLDNGFRWLFLRYRYQRYMMLKG
- a CDS encoding MarR family winged helix-turn-helix transcriptional regulator; translated protein: MVAIQDLLYQLRLADQSMTQLFERQLGISLTRYQILYFLIDQSPCNQIAVQERLKIDQAALTRHFKILEKKGLVKRRRNPQNQREVLVEVTDFAREQLITDSPQRHIKVKSQMESVLTKGEREEFSRLLEKLISGLEEIEI